Proteins encoded by one window of Cyanobium sp. NS01:
- a CDS encoding class I SAM-dependent methyltransferase: protein MPSEAVLGLQGYQKSYFDFAEFKPNIPSLLHQGALREDCLAVIQRLGMIEPLTGSYVPPGAIDLSGTNYREGVVANGLLSRNRAVLKVVERTYGSVEALAQQQIYLVEAISGFASWMRRRVGDQGLICSEFLEESEIPVSDIPHQDLCELSFSNQTFDLVLCNELFEHVRDLGQAFSEIHRVLKAEGRLIATCPLAFGQRDSILKARLNQETGEPDMIGEPEHHGDPVRPDHGSLVYRIPGWEILDQLQRAGFKMTAIHHICSWRHGILGSDLPGVLVIEAQR, encoded by the coding sequence ATGCCGAGCGAGGCGGTGCTTGGCTTGCAGGGCTATCAGAAGAGTTACTTCGACTTTGCCGAGTTCAAGCCAAATATTCCTTCTCTGTTGCATCAAGGCGCACTCCGGGAGGACTGCCTCGCTGTCATTCAGAGGCTCGGAATGATTGAGCCATTGACGGGATCCTACGTGCCACCGGGCGCCATTGATCTCTCGGGCACCAATTACCGCGAGGGCGTTGTTGCCAATGGTCTGCTCAGCCGCAATCGTGCCGTGCTGAAAGTGGTGGAGCGCACCTACGGCTCTGTCGAAGCCTTGGCGCAACAACAGATTTATCTCGTGGAGGCCATCAGTGGCTTTGCCAGCTGGATGCGCCGGCGCGTCGGCGATCAAGGTCTGATCTGCAGCGAATTCTTGGAAGAATCGGAAATTCCCGTCAGCGATATTCCCCATCAAGACCTGTGTGAACTGTCCTTCTCAAACCAGACATTCGACCTGGTGCTCTGCAATGAATTGTTCGAGCACGTCAGAGACCTCGGTCAGGCGTTCTCCGAAATCCACCGTGTTCTGAAAGCAGAAGGACGACTGATTGCAACCTGTCCACTAGCCTTTGGCCAGAGGGACTCCATTCTCAAAGCCCGCTTGAACCAAGAGACGGGAGAGCCTGATATGATCGGCGAACCCGAACACCACGGTGACCCTGTACGTCCTGACCACGGCTCCTTGGTGTATCGCATTCCAGGATGGGAAATTCTTGATCAACTGCAGCGCGCTGGGTTCAAGATGACAGCCATTCATCACATCTGCAGTTGGAGGCACGGGATTCTTGGATCTGACCTGCCTGGCGTCCTGGTGATTGAGGCCCAGCGGTAG
- a CDS encoding Nif11-like leader peptide family natural product precursor: MKSPALRQFLQAVAADPALQAQIGAAADLAQLVQRAQAAGFAITARELQLWAHDEAFTAPWWPWAGGGRAQRTAFFRSLP, encoded by the coding sequence ATGAAGAGCCCTGCCCTGCGGCAGTTCCTGCAAGCGGTGGCGGCTGACCCAGCCCTGCAAGCCCAGATCGGCGCAGCGGCCGACCTGGCGCAGCTGGTGCAACGGGCCCAGGCCGCCGGCTTTGCCATCACGGCCAGGGAGCTGCAGCTGTGGGCGCATGACGAGGCCTTCACCGCACCCTGGTGGCCCTGGGCCGGTGGTGGGCGGGCGCAGCGGACGGCGTTTTTTCGGAGCTTGCCGTGA
- a CDS encoding RES family NAD+ phosphorylase — translation MLVYRASRRPRDAFDPLDTQASVARDGWRFNDRRCPILYAAEVQSLAILEVVSRPGWQTLTELTIAALSIPDGSVVDLDDLGLILPTNWNVRPVGPNAQSIGREFITAVDRAAADGQHVCGLRVPSVISTTDHNVVLDPRQVSHYSIDDWVRLPFNWLVDTATSF, via the coding sequence ATGCTGGTGTATCGCGCAAGCCGGCGCCCCCGAGATGCCTTTGATCCCCTGGACACACAGGCATCCGTGGCCCGAGATGGCTGGCGCTTCAACGACAGGCGCTGCCCGATTCTCTATGCAGCAGAGGTTCAGTCACTGGCCATTCTGGAAGTCGTGAGTCGACCGGGCTGGCAGACCTTGACTGAACTGACGATCGCGGCCCTGTCGATTCCCGACGGGTCGGTGGTGGACCTGGATGATCTGGGCCTGATCCTTCCTACCAACTGGAACGTGCGCCCTGTTGGCCCGAATGCTCAGAGCATCGGCCGCGAATTCATCACTGCCGTTGATCGTGCAGCTGCTGATGGCCAGCACGTGTGTGGGCTGCGGGTGCCATCGGTGATCAGCACAACGGATCACAACGTGGTGTTGGATCCCCGCCAGGTCAGCCATTATTCGATTGATGACTGGGTGCGACTGCCCTTCAATTGGTTGGTTGACACAGCGACCAGCTTCTGA
- a CDS encoding MbcA/ParS/Xre antitoxin family protein, translated as MEPALIDAWVLEVLDNKALQARVRELKKVELASVWQLTEAALAQQSTLGSQPLEPMAVHRRLAAGLAGESLLVSSSMFLNTLSDAEGFFGLSFKTIKARLGHPLDTAASERALRAARVTVTAADVLGSFAAARAYMHTPNFALGGSTPAELVKTGDGERLVLNELHTQAEGGPL; from the coding sequence ATGGAACCCGCGCTGATCGATGCCTGGGTGCTTGAGGTGCTCGACAACAAGGCCCTGCAGGCCCGGGTGCGTGAGCTCAAGAAGGTGGAACTCGCCAGCGTCTGGCAGCTCACAGAAGCAGCGCTGGCTCAGCAGAGCACCCTTGGCAGCCAGCCTCTGGAGCCGATGGCCGTGCATCGCCGCCTGGCGGCTGGCCTGGCGGGAGAGTCGCTCTTGGTGTCGTCCTCGATGTTCCTGAACACCCTCAGCGATGCAGAGGGGTTCTTTGGGCTGAGCTTCAAGACCATCAAGGCCAGGCTGGGCCATCCGCTCGACACCGCCGCCAGTGAGCGAGCACTGCGTGCTGCACGGGTCACGGTGACAGCGGCCGATGTGCTGGGTAGCTTCGCTGCAGCGAGAGCGTATATGCACACGCCCAACTTCGCACTAGGTGGCTCCACCCCAGCCGAGCTGGTGAAGACAGGTGATGGCGAGCGGCTTGTGCTCAATGAATTGCACACCCAGGCAGAAGGCGGCCCCCTCTGA
- a CDS encoding zeta toxin family protein, translating to MSAEKQLWVLVGGNGAGKSTFYRLYLQPLGLPFVNADLLAQIAYPEAPEQSSYEAALLAQEQRQQLLLQGVSFCFETVYSHPSKIDFVGRAKALGYQVVMVFIHLGDPSLNQARISMRVSQGGHAVPPEKVQKRIPRLLEQVKKSLPLCDVLRAYDNSSADHPFMPVFTISNGSLETHLAPLPAWAVNMLADSSPDS from the coding sequence TTGAGCGCTGAAAAGCAGCTGTGGGTGCTGGTTGGCGGCAACGGAGCTGGAAAATCCACGTTCTATCGCCTCTACCTCCAGCCTCTGGGTCTGCCCTTTGTGAATGCTGACCTGCTCGCCCAGATCGCCTATCCCGAGGCACCAGAGCAATCCAGCTATGAAGCAGCCCTGTTAGCGCAGGAGCAGCGCCAGCAGCTACTGCTTCAAGGTGTGAGCTTCTGTTTTGAAACCGTTTACTCCCACCCCTCAAAGATCGACTTTGTAGGCCGCGCCAAGGCCCTTGGCTATCAGGTGGTGATGGTGTTCATTCACCTGGGCGATCCCAGCTTGAATCAGGCACGCATCAGCATGCGCGTGAGCCAGGGCGGCCATGCTGTGCCGCCCGAAAAAGTACAGAAGCGTATTCCCAGGTTGCTGGAACAGGTGAAAAAGTCACTGCCCCTTTGTGATGTGCTGAGGGCCTATGACAACAGTTCTGCTGATCATCCATTCATGCCTGTCTTCACCATCAGCAACGGCAGTCTCGAGACCCATCTTGCCCCCCTTCCTGCCTGGGCCGTGAATATGCTTGCAGATTCATCTCCTGATAGCTGA
- a CDS encoding heparinase II/III family protein, giving the protein MRDPSGIGPDVIDLFAAETANLCGELVSLFGPWLPPVWLAVMRQRVLVGMVEPFLAHPERYGWTAKPSNWNAVCHQGLVGAALALGLESDSLQRLLELSRQHLQLFLDGFSAAGSCLEGITYWEYGFGWFVLLNEQLELWSGGQQSLLAGQEEQISRIARFGSSMLLRGGLLVNFADSRLDMPPRASLLMLLGRRLQLPESTSGGLSLYRQLLARGLDLHAQRCDLFYLTRMLLESPSAEALATASEPDGADWIDREAGLVVVRRFDRQGRCWELAVKGGHNDEPHNHNDCGSFLLQVDGQRLAIELGAPEYTADTFGPKRYTLLATRSSGHSVPLVNGQEQAAGRESSAELLEINAGTAAVEIQLDLTHAYPAAAGHRRLLRKIQLDCNAACLTVEDELWADEPCGLESVLITASDDAEVLGLEALPGSQLAGKECLRFRDNRGEELTAWRWRWQVVMPPPSCDANEPQCVGFMIRPPGY; this is encoded by the coding sequence GTGCGCGATCCGAGCGGGATTGGTCCTGATGTGATCGACCTGTTTGCGGCGGAAACCGCCAATCTCTGCGGCGAGCTGGTGAGTTTGTTCGGGCCCTGGCTGCCGCCGGTCTGGCTGGCGGTGATGCGGCAGCGGGTGTTGGTGGGCATGGTGGAGCCGTTTCTGGCCCATCCGGAGCGTTATGGCTGGACGGCCAAGCCCAGCAATTGGAATGCGGTGTGCCATCAGGGGCTGGTGGGCGCGGCACTGGCCTTGGGCCTGGAGAGCGACAGCCTGCAGCGGTTGCTGGAGCTCAGCCGTCAGCACTTGCAGCTGTTTCTGGATGGCTTCAGCGCAGCGGGCAGCTGCCTGGAGGGAATCACCTACTGGGAATACGGATTTGGCTGGTTTGTCCTGCTGAATGAGCAGTTGGAGCTTTGGAGTGGTGGGCAGCAGAGTCTGCTTGCGGGCCAGGAAGAGCAGATCTCCCGCATAGCGCGCTTTGGGTCGTCGATGCTGCTAAGAGGTGGGCTGCTCGTGAACTTCGCCGACAGTCGGCTGGATATGCCGCCGCGGGCCAGCTTGCTGATGTTGCTGGGTCGGCGTCTGCAGCTGCCGGAGAGCACCTCAGGTGGTTTGAGCCTGTATCGGCAGCTCTTGGCGCGGGGGCTGGATCTGCATGCACAGCGCTGCGATCTCTTCTATCTCACCCGCATGCTGCTGGAGTCGCCCAGTGCGGAAGCGTTGGCCACGGCCAGCGAGCCCGATGGGGCCGACTGGATCGACCGCGAGGCTGGCTTGGTGGTGGTGAGGCGTTTTGATCGCCAGGGCCGCTGCTGGGAGCTGGCTGTGAAAGGCGGCCACAACGACGAGCCGCACAACCACAACGACTGCGGCAGCTTTCTGCTCCAGGTGGACGGCCAGCGCCTGGCGATTGAGCTGGGTGCGCCGGAATACACCGCGGACACCTTCGGCCCGAAGCGTTACACGTTGCTGGCTACGCGCAGTAGCGGCCATTCCGTGCCGCTTGTGAATGGCCAGGAGCAGGCGGCGGGGAGGGAGTCTTCAGCGGAGCTGCTGGAGATCAATGCCGGCACTGCTGCGGTGGAGATCCAGTTGGACCTCACCCATGCCTATCCGGCGGCGGCAGGCCACCGGCGCCTGCTGCGCAAGATCCAGCTCGACTGCAACGCGGCGTGTCTCACGGTGGAAGACGAGCTGTGGGCTGATGAACCCTGCGGTCTGGAGAGTGTGCTGATCACCGCCAGCGATGATGCCGAGGTGCTGGGTCTGGAGGCGTTGCCGGGAAGCCAGCTGGCCGGCAAGGAATGCCTGCGGTTTCGTGATAACCGCGGCGAAGAGCTCACGGCCTGGCGATGGCGGTGGCAAGTTGTTATGCCCCCGCCGAGCTGTGATGCAAACGAACCGCAGTGCGTTGGCTTCATGATCAGGCCCCCTGGGTACTGA
- a CDS encoding glycosyltransferase: protein MSREAFERGNWQAVIEAHPLESHDPGEWLRYGVVLLQTIQPGPDVGKQQQQAALAFVQAQKEGATAEAVAGAQRRSVLLSLEQALSLVGLPEQPALQTLLQQPLRADVRTGPPVTLTAISSRLATLPAVLESLRQQTYRPAQVHLHLSQDPHLLDQGIAADDPLLEEITADGWVQLHWVANLGPYRKIIPFLQEDGYAQAGPSQTDGDLFITVDDDTLYPPRFIEYLVRNYERHGCVVAHRGRRIRLAEGEASGTFRPYAEWHDGVREPRLANLPTGQSGVLYRRSWFPRDLELEAALALAPTHDDLWLHWLTARQGVQAVILQPNAAAKTKELAFPAASREPIAQKQTLWHAFNGPAGGNDDAVVAVQAYWQARGFDLAALLAEEQERQADFY from the coding sequence ATGAGCCGCGAGGCATTTGAGCGGGGCAACTGGCAGGCGGTGATCGAGGCGCACCCGCTCGAGAGCCACGACCCAGGGGAATGGCTGCGCTACGGGGTGGTGCTGCTGCAGACGATCCAACCGGGCCCGGATGTGGGCAAGCAGCAACAGCAGGCGGCGCTGGCGTTTGTGCAGGCGCAGAAGGAGGGGGCGACGGCTGAGGCGGTTGCGGGCGCCCAGCGGCGCTCAGTGCTGCTGAGCCTGGAGCAGGCCTTGAGCCTGGTGGGGCTGCCTGAGCAGCCAGCGCTGCAGACCCTGCTTCAGCAACCGCTACGGGCGGATGTGCGCACAGGGCCGCCCGTGACGCTCACGGCGATCAGCAGCCGCCTGGCGACACTGCCTGCGGTGCTGGAGTCGCTGCGGCAGCAGACCTACCGGCCGGCGCAGGTGCACCTGCACCTCTCGCAAGACCCCCACCTGCTGGATCAGGGCATTGCCGCCGACGATCCACTGCTGGAGGAGATCACGGCTGATGGCTGGGTGCAGTTGCACTGGGTGGCCAACCTGGGACCGTATCGCAAGATCATCCCCTTTTTGCAGGAGGACGGTTATGCGCAGGCGGGGCCATCGCAAACAGACGGCGACCTGTTCATCACCGTCGACGACGACACCCTCTACCCGCCGCGCTTCATCGAATACCTGGTGCGCAATTACGAGCGTCACGGTTGCGTCGTGGCGCACCGGGGCCGGCGCATCCGACTTGCGGAAGGGGAGGCCAGCGGAACCTTCCGGCCCTATGCCGAGTGGCACGACGGGGTGCGTGAACCACGGCTGGCCAATCTGCCCACGGGGCAGAGCGGGGTGCTGTACCGGCGCAGCTGGTTTCCGCGGGATCTGGAGCTGGAGGCGGCGCTGGCGCTGGCCCCAACCCACGACGACCTGTGGCTGCACTGGCTCACGGCGCGGCAGGGGGTGCAGGCGGTGATCCTGCAGCCCAATGCGGCTGCCAAAACCAAGGAACTGGCCTTCCCGGCTGCCAGCCGGGAGCCGATTGCCCAGAAACAAACGCTCTGGCATGCCTTCAATGGCCCAGCTGGGGGCAATGACGACGCGGTGGTGGCGGTGCAGGCCTACTGGCAGGCGCGCGGGTTTGACCTGGCGGCGCTGTTGGCAGAGGAGCAGGAGCGGCAGGCGGATTTTTATTGA
- a CDS encoding DUF5320 domain-containing protein, translating to MAMFNWRPVYDIEQETERLRIESLESEKRLLESKKQMLESEKRLKLLQESNARIARFEQELFSSSNPAPSTGDSSPT from the coding sequence TTGGCGATGTTCAACTGGCGTCCCGTCTACGACATCGAGCAAGAAACCGAGAGATTGAGGATCGAATCGCTCGAAAGCGAGAAGCGGCTGCTCGAAAGCAAGAAGCAGATGCTCGAAAGCGAGAAGCGGTTGAAGCTGCTGCAAGAGAGCAACGCCAGAATCGCGCGCTTCGAGCAGGAGCTCTTTTCCTCCTCGAACCCAGCCCCCTCCACCGGCGATTCCTCGCCTACATAG
- a CDS encoding type II toxin-antitoxin system PrlF family antitoxin, with translation MTVPKMVRDALGLRQGDQLCWELEDGSVRVPFAFADRQAQKRRPALVLSQPGFQQACGHVLLAAGLPKPCVVR, from the coding sequence GTGACCGTGCCGAAAATGGTGCGTGATGCCCTGGGCCTGCGGCAGGGCGATCAGCTCTGTTGGGAGCTGGAGGATGGCTCGGTGCGGGTGCCGTTTGCGTTCGCGGATCGGCAAGCCCAGAAGCGCCGGCCGGCGTTGGTGCTCTCCCAGCCCGGCTTTCAGCAGGCCTGCGGCCACGTGCTGCTGGCTGCGGGGCTGCCCAAGCCCTGTGTGGTGCGCTAG
- a CDS encoding Uma2 family endonuclease — protein MTLAPPASPVDCPGHALAPLLLPHELRLTAEQFEAVCQVNPDAVLELDASGHVIHMTPTGSETGSRNQALGALLWIAVRTAGLPLKVFDSSSGFRLPDGSVLSPDAALIRQERWAALTPEERRGFAPLCPDLVVELASPNDQGPRGLTGLRRKMAAYQANGAQLGWLLIPEQQAVEVWPASGGGDPLRIDVATSLDAGSLFPGLQIDLLEIWQG, from the coding sequence ATGACACTTGCCCCGCCAGCAAGCCCCGTCGACTGCCCCGGGCATGCCCTCGCGCCGTTGCTGCTGCCGCATGAGCTGCGGCTCACAGCTGAGCAGTTTGAGGCCGTCTGCCAGGTCAACCCCGACGCCGTGCTGGAGCTCGACGCCAGCGGCCACGTGATCCACATGACCCCCACCGGCAGCGAAACCGGATCCAGAAACCAGGCGCTCGGGGCTCTTCTCTGGATTGCGGTGCGTACAGCTGGGCTGCCACTGAAGGTGTTCGACAGCTCCAGCGGCTTTCGCTTGCCCGATGGCTCGGTGCTCAGCCCTGATGCTGCCCTGATCAGGCAAGAGCGCTGGGCGGCCCTCACGCCAGAGGAACGGCGCGGCTTTGCACCCCTTTGCCCCGATCTGGTGGTGGAGCTGGCCAGCCCCAACGACCAGGGGCCGCGCGGCCTCACGGGCCTGCGCCGCAAGATGGCCGCCTATCAGGCCAATGGCGCCCAACTGGGCTGGCTGCTGATTCCTGAGCAACAGGCGGTGGAGGTGTGGCCCGCCAGTGGCGGTGGCGATCCCCTGCGCATCGATGTCGCCACCAGCCTTGATGCCGGCTCCCTGTTCCCCGGGCTGCAGATCGATCTGCTGGAGATCTGGCAGGGGTGA
- a CDS encoding class I SAM-dependent methyltransferase, whose translation MPGGCRAGLSDSPHQDLCALTFTDASFDLVLCNELFEHEQDLELAFREIARVLRPGGRLLATCPLA comes from the coding sequence ATTCCTGGAGGATGCCGAGCAGGCCTTTCGGATAGTCCCCACCAGGACCTCTGCGCCCTCACCTTCACCGATGCCAGCTTTGATCTGGTGCTGTGCAACGAGCTGTTTGAGCACGAGCAGGATCTGGAGCTGGCCTTCCGCGAGATCGCCCGGGTGCTGCGGCCGGGCGGGAGGCTGTTGGCCACCTGCCCGCTGGCCTGA
- a CDS encoding Nif11-like leader peptide family natural product precursor → MKSPALRQFLQAVAADPALQARIGAASDLAQLVQRAQAAGFAITARELQLYAHDEAFTAPWWPWTGGGRAGRTAFFRGQ, encoded by the coding sequence ATGAAGAGCCCTGCCCTGCGGCAGTTCCTGCAAGCGGTGGCGGCTGACCCGGCCCTGCAGGCCCGGATCGGTGCGGCGAGCGACCTGGCGCAGCTGGTGCAACGGGCCCAGGCCGCCGGCTTTGCCATCACGGCCAGGGAGCTGCAGCTGTATGCCCACGACGAGGCCTTCACCGCACCCTGGTGGCCCTGGACCGGGGGCGGGCGGGCAGGGCGGACAGCGTTTTTCAGAGGTCAGTAG
- a CDS encoding type II toxin-antitoxin system PemK/MazF family toxin, giving the protein MPFPFSDREDSKRRPALVLSPPGFQQRCGHLVLAMITSARQSAWPLDWPIADLQAAGLKQPCLVRFKLFTLDARLVLGAVGALEAEDQAGVMAHLRRLLPVA; this is encoded by the coding sequence GTGCCCTTCCCTTTCAGCGATCGTGAGGACAGCAAGCGGCGGCCGGCCCTGGTGCTGTCGCCGCCAGGGTTTCAGCAACGCTGCGGCCATCTTGTGCTGGCGATGATCACCTCGGCCCGGCAATCGGCGTGGCCCCTGGATTGGCCGATAGCGGATCTGCAGGCTGCTGGCTTGAAGCAGCCCTGCCTGGTGCGCTTCAAGCTGTTCACACTGGATGCACGGCTGGTGCTCGGGGCTGTTGGAGCGCTGGAGGCAGAGGACCAGGCCGGGGTGATGGCCCACCTGCGCCGCCTGCTGCCCGTAGCTTGA
- a CDS encoding AbrB/MazE/SpoVT family DNA-binding domain-containing protein has translation MELATLTAKGQVTVPKAVRDALGLQQGDQLSWELEDGAVRAVAPLDVAYLKGLEATLAEWSSQADHEAFQDL, from the coding sequence ATGGAGCTGGCCACACTCACAGCCAAGGGCCAGGTGACGGTGCCGAAGGCCGTGCGCGACGCCCTGGGCCTGCAGCAGGGTGATCAGCTCAGCTGGGAGCTGGAGGATGGGGCGGTGCGGGCCGTGGCGCCGCTGGATGTGGCCTACCTGAAGGGCCTGGAGGCCACCCTGGCGGAGTGGAGCAGCCAGGCGGACCACGAAGCGTTTCAAGACCTCTGA
- a CDS encoding AbrB/MazE/SpoVT family DNA-binding domain-containing protein — protein MATTARQALRPWPIRRTLLEDQEVELAVLEEGVLIRSAHPRLSLAERLEAYRPMEADATEAMAWGRVGSPNVWT, from the coding sequence ATGGCCACCACGGCAAGGCAAGCGTTGCGGCCCTGGCCCATAAGGCGCACCCTCCTCGAGGATCAGGAGGTGGAGCTGGCGGTTCTGGAGGAAGGCGTCCTCATCCGCTCCGCCCACCCGCGTCTGAGCCTTGCGGAGCGCCTTGAGGCGTACCGGCCCATGGAGGCTGACGCCACCGAAGCCATGGCCTGGGGCCGGGTTGGATCCCCCAACGTGTGGACGTGA
- a CDS encoding DUF563 domain-containing protein: protein MGALLEHNRRQGVSTAVWGDAGAEAARQALQCVAAELPACSDGEATTALRLDTPLDLAYGVHCDAPERLHFPQRGGLPGLNSSPVSLEVALLKGGVVRLWQGYHLVSQGTALVADASSAYWPLAGGLLCGDGLLPPAEPTRREELPEAFLVCDDVDGTNFCHFVCDVLPKIALAGECRRRIPLVVDAPCQPFQRELLERVAARWGHPIVPLEPGLELAVGQLFYLRRAIHIHPLLRCSGLAMGWVRQLVDARPAPAPAPAGSVLYLCRQRRRVVNEAALIAALQRHTPRLQVVHGLEGLGVREQAELVGRHQRVLGPHGAAFTHLLFAGAAPQRALELMAEGNGTLSFALISARLGIDHRIHVGAALPSANGPNYPDLRVDPEAVLALLEED, encoded by the coding sequence TTGGGGGCGTTGCTCGAGCACAACCGCCGCCAGGGGGTGAGCACGGCGGTGTGGGGTGATGCCGGGGCGGAGGCGGCGCGCCAGGCCCTGCAATGCGTGGCGGCGGAACTCCCCGCCTGCAGCGATGGCGAAGCCACCACGGCCCTTCGGCTGGATACGCCCCTGGATCTGGCCTATGGGGTGCACTGCGATGCCCCTGAACGGCTGCACTTTCCCCAACGGGGAGGCTTGCCGGGGCTGAACAGCAGCCCCGTAAGCCTTGAGGTGGCCCTGCTCAAGGGCGGGGTGGTGCGGCTTTGGCAGGGCTATCACCTGGTGAGCCAGGGCACGGCCCTGGTGGCCGATGCTTCATCGGCCTACTGGCCCCTGGCCGGTGGGCTGCTGTGCGGCGACGGCTTGCTTCCGCCGGCGGAACCAACGCGGCGGGAGGAGCTGCCCGAAGCTTTTTTGGTCTGCGATGACGTTGATGGCACCAACTTCTGCCACTTCGTGTGCGATGTGCTGCCCAAGATTGCGCTGGCGGGGGAGTGCCGCCGCCGGATTCCGCTGGTGGTGGACGCGCCCTGCCAACCCTTTCAGCGGGAGTTGCTGGAGCGGGTGGCTGCCCGTTGGGGTCATCCGATCGTGCCGCTGGAGCCGGGCCTTGAGCTGGCGGTGGGGCAGCTGTTCTACCTGCGGCGGGCCATTCACATCCATCCGCTGTTGCGCTGCAGCGGCCTGGCGATGGGCTGGGTGCGGCAGCTGGTGGATGCCCGGCCGGCCCCGGCTCCGGCTCCGGCTGGCAGCGTGCTCTACCTGTGCCGCCAGCGGCGCCGGGTGGTGAACGAGGCTGCGTTGATCGCCGCCCTGCAGCGGCATACGCCGCGGCTGCAGGTGGTGCACGGGCTGGAGGGGCTGGGCGTGAGGGAGCAGGCGGAGCTGGTGGGGCGGCATCAGCGGGTGCTGGGGCCCCACGGGGCGGCCTTCACCCATCTGCTGTTCGCCGGCGCGGCGCCGCAGCGGGCGCTGGAGCTGATGGCAGAGGGCAACGGCACACTTTCGTTCGCGCTGATTTCAGCGCGGCTGGGGATCGATCACCGCATCCACGTGGGCGCGGCGCTGCCGAGCGCCAACGGGCCCAACTATCCGGATCTGCGGGTGGATCCGGAGGCGGTGCTGGCGCTGCTGGAGGAGGACTGA